One window of the Anopheles cruzii chromosome 2, idAnoCruzAS_RS32_06, whole genome shotgun sequence genome contains the following:
- the LOC128278498 gene encoding AT-rich interactive domain-containing protein 1B-like: MRTSTTGCGVDVEIEEEPVVGEDGELVSGGEVVHEQQPPDGGIEVIEEMDEDGGGPANGGIIVTGGEQEDDGDEQIVLDAVAAAAVAAGELVDCTGRVVITDGGDPSEGVIIDTATDEDEELLLHHHHHHHHQHPQHHEEILHRSCWNDREEELAEEEIVQHGFDEDEDDDDDGGSTVVTVTTASGSRRGIGGHGGRSISFVTTSDVLPTIGSSGDGDLEGVEVIGGDDEEVVGQGGHTLVGGGSGLRLTTSGVSLELSSESSPAAAAAAPDTTTTSSGRGEGADDDETEAEATGGNDDDDDDGGGGNGGGGGGGGGNSTDHAGLPSSYKHFFIL, encoded by the exons ATGCGGACGTCGACAACGGGGTG CGGTGTCGACGTCGAAATAGAGGAGGAACCGGTGGTTGGTGAGGACGGCGAGTTGGTGAGCGGCGGCGAGGTGGTGCACGAACAGCAGCCGCCGGACGGTGGTATCGAGGTGATCGAGGAGATGGATGAAGATGGTGGTGGACCGGCGAATGGTGGCATCATTGTGACCGGAGGTGAACaggaggacgatggagacgaGCAGATTGTCCTGGACGCCGTCGCGGCTGCAGCGGTCGCCGCAGGCGAACTAGTGGATTGCACGGGAAGGGTCGTAATCACTGATGGTGGCGATCCTTCGGAAGGTGTGATCATCGATACGGCCACGGATGAGGACGAGGAATTGCttttgcaccaccatcaccaccatcatcatcagcacccgCAGCATCATGAGGAGATATTGCATCGATCGTGTTGGAACGATCGTGAGGAGGAGCTGGCGGAAGAAGAGATCGTGCAGCACGGGTTCGACgaggatgaggatgatgatgatgatggtgggtcGACGGTCGTTACCGTCACAACGGCCAGCGGCAGTCGACGGGGAATAGGTGGTCATGGGGGCCGCAGCATCAGCTTCGTCACCACTTCCGACGTGCTACCCACGATCGGCAGCAGTGGAGATGGTGATCTCGAAGGAGTGGAGGTAATTGGTGGTGACGATGAAGAAGTAGTAGGCCAAGGAGGACACACCCTAGTTGGTGGCGGAAGCGGGTTGCGGCTCACAACTTCCGGTGTGAGTTTGGAGCTTTCTAGCGAAAGctctccggcagcagcagcggccgcgcCGGACACCACCACGACGTCATCGGGAAGAGGAGAAGGCGCGGATGACGACGAAACGGAAGCTGAGGCAACCGGTGgcaatgacgatgatgatgacgacggtggtggtgggaacggcggcggcggtggcggtggcggaggaaaCAGTACCGATCACGCCGGGTTACCGTCGTCCTATaagcattttttcattttgtag